A stretch of Paraburkholderia phenazinium DNA encodes these proteins:
- a CDS encoding LysR family transcriptional regulator, translating to MQSVNWDDLRYFLEVARTQRASGAAKRLGVDHTTVARRVRELEASLGTVLFDKSRADGFVLTADGQRLLAYADAVETTVQSAAEQFTGGAHSLSGHVRVGSTEGFGCFFLAPQLARFAGKHPDISIDLLPVPHFVSLSKREADLAIMLERPERGQYVYTKLCDYRLKLYGTREYLDRHAPVNTVADLRDHAFISYVGELAFSRELLYLDRTIPNAAANLCSTSVIAQYHAALQGNALAILPCFMAEPNPLLEAVLPHEVVVTRHFWLCCREDLRKLRRITSLWDYLRAAADANRELLMGESADMLYVEA from the coding sequence ATGCAAAGCGTGAACTGGGATGATCTGCGCTACTTCCTCGAGGTCGCGCGGACCCAACGGGCCAGCGGTGCGGCAAAGCGGCTGGGCGTCGACCACACCACCGTGGCACGCCGGGTGAGAGAACTGGAGGCGTCGCTGGGCACCGTGTTGTTCGATAAATCGCGGGCGGACGGCTTCGTGCTGACAGCCGACGGCCAACGCCTGCTCGCCTACGCCGACGCCGTGGAAACCACGGTGCAATCCGCCGCCGAGCAGTTCACGGGTGGTGCGCACTCGCTGTCGGGGCACGTGCGGGTCGGCTCCACCGAGGGCTTCGGATGCTTTTTTCTCGCGCCGCAGCTGGCGCGCTTCGCGGGTAAACATCCGGATATTTCGATCGACCTGCTACCCGTTCCGCATTTCGTCAGCCTGTCCAAACGCGAGGCGGATCTCGCCATCATGCTGGAGCGGCCCGAGCGCGGCCAATACGTCTATACCAAACTGTGCGACTACCGGCTCAAGCTGTATGGCACGCGCGAGTATCTGGATCGTCATGCGCCGGTGAACACCGTTGCCGATTTGCGCGACCACGCCTTTATCAGCTACGTCGGCGAACTCGCCTTCAGCCGCGAACTGCTCTATCTCGACCGGACCATCCCTAACGCCGCGGCCAATCTATGCAGCACGAGTGTGATCGCCCAGTATCATGCTGCGCTGCAAGGCAACGCGCTCGCGATCCTCCCATGCTTTATGGCGGAGCCGAATCCCCTGCTCGAAGCCGTCTTGCCGCATGAAGTCGTCGTGACACGGCATTTCTGGCTCTGCTGCCGGGAGGACCTGCGCAAGCTGCGACGCATCACTTCGTTGTGGGACTATCTGCGCGCTGCGGCCGATGCCAACCGGGAACTGCTAATGGGGGAATCGGCTGACATGCTGTATGTGGAAGCCTAA
- a CDS encoding nuclear transport factor 2 family protein, which produces MTDSFAATSHVVHEFWRLMATNDFHATASVLAAEFVLEWPQSNERIRGATNFALLNTDYPAHGPWTFTINRIVAGERDAVSDVSITDGVLRARAISFFTIADGKIARMVEFWPEPYEAPFDRKKYVEPLI; this is translated from the coding sequence ATGACCGATTCTTTCGCAGCAACGTCACACGTTGTTCACGAGTTCTGGCGGCTCATGGCCACCAACGATTTTCACGCCACTGCTTCGGTGCTGGCAGCGGAGTTTGTCCTCGAGTGGCCGCAGTCCAATGAACGAATCAGAGGCGCGACGAATTTCGCGCTGCTCAATACGGACTACCCGGCCCACGGGCCATGGACGTTCACGATCAACCGCATCGTGGCCGGCGAGCGGGACGCGGTGTCGGACGTGTCGATAACCGACGGAGTGCTGCGAGCCCGGGCCATCTCGTTCTTTACGATTGCGGACGGCAAAATCGCGCGGATGGTCGAGTTCTGGCCGGAGCCCTACGAAGCACCGTTTGACCGCAAGAAATATGTCGAACCGCTTATCTGA